CCAGTACGGTTGCGCAGACCGCGCCCACCGCCATCGCCGGCACCGTGGTGCGTGTGAGCAGGCCGGGCAGCAGACGCAGCGCCCACCACACCACGGCCAGCAGGATCACGTCGACGGCGCGGTACAGCAGCCAGTCCCCGAGCCCAGTGCTCCCGGGGCCCGTCCAGCCGCCGAGCAGCAGCCACTGGCGCAGCAGGTCGCCGGGCTCGGACAGCATTCCTCCGCTGCCGAACGAGGTCTGGATCCAGGCCGCCACCGATTGGTACGAGAGGACCACCAGCGACAACGCGACCACCGCCGTCCCCACGCTCGCGGCCAGGCGGGCAGGGCGCGGCGGCACACTCTGCCGGGGCAGCGGCTCCTCACCCTTGACGGTGACACGCGCCACGAGCACCGTGACTACGGCGGTCAACAGTCCTGCGAACACCGTGACCGGGCCGCTCGACGCGACCGCACTCGCCAGCGCTGGCAGGACACGGTAGCTGCCGTGCCCCCTGGATGCGATCAGCCACGGCGCGGAGACTGTGACGGCCAGTGTTCCGGCCACCGGGGCCCAGGCCCACAACGCGAGCAGGGTGGCCGGCGTACGGCCCTGCGTCGGCGGGATCCTGCGGACCAGGAGCAGCGCGCCGGCCAGGAAGAACACGAAGACCGCCACGAATCTGATCTGCATCGCCGTGCTGTACAGATCGGCGTACTGGGTGCTTCCGCCCGCCGCTGTGCTTGCGCCCACAGGCCCGCCCGACATCAGGTCCACCGGGGAGTTGTACGACCACGGTGCGAGCCATCGCACGAGTTCGCTCACGGACTGTGGGTCGAACACGCTCGTGGTGCCGCGCAGTTGCAGCGCCTGCGTGCTCGCCCCCGCCCACCACAGCAACAGCGTGATCAGCAAGCCTCCGACCAGTGCCGGTATCACCGCGCGCCGGTATGTCATGTGTCGTCCCCCACCTTGGCCCTGCAGCTGTATGTGCTGCGATCAGCGGAAGAATAGGGGGTGGTGATCGCGTGCGGCATGCGTCCCCCCGACGTACCGCTGCGGCCGGCGCCGTGACACCCCGGCGTCAGCGGTTCCGGCGCGGGATGACCATGGGGGTGCCCGTGCGGGGATGGGGCAGTACCTCCACGGGCTGGCGGTATACGTCGCCGAGGAGCTGCTCGCCGAGTCACGATCACAAGCGCAGGTCAGCCACCTACCCACCATGAAACCAACCTGCGCGAGACGTCGATGCCCGCGTGCGCACGGGCGCGAAGTGGGAACTTGCGTACTCGCGCGTTACGGTGGACGACCTGATCGTTTGAGAAGTGACACGACGGTGCGCCGTCGTCGGGGGAAGTGAGCAGCCATGGCCATGGTGGGGCTTTTCTGGATCGCCGAGGGCGATGTGTATGTGGGCGCGAAGCCGGCCGGTCTGGCTACTGGGGTACGCCTGACACCCGAGGGCGTGGTGGGCCTCGGCGACGGCCAGTCGGCCCTCTACCTGTGGGAGGACGTGACCGCCCTGACGGTGGCGGACGTCCCCGTGAAGTCCCTGATGCGGCAGGTCGGCGTGGTCAAGGACCTGGCTCTGGCCGCGGTGACGGAGCTGGCGCTGCCTGTGAGCTCGGGCCGGATCGACGAGGCCCCGCCGCTGAGGGCCGTGCGCGTTGAATCGTCCGACGGCGACCACGAGTTGGCGGCCTACGTCGCCGCGGCCGTCGGCTACCCCCAGACCGAGGTCGATCTCTCCCGCGCCCTCCTGTCCCGCCTCACGCAGGGCGCCGCGACGATGGAGACCACGCTGACGGCGATGTCGGCCTGGGGCCGCGCCTGGGAGGGCGGGTCGCCTCGGAGCTCGCAGCGGGAGCAGCTGTTGCGGGAGTGGGCGGCCTAGCGTCTCCGCCACGATCGGGGCCGGATGACGGCTGGGCTGCGGCTGCGGCCCCGGTTGTGGCGCCGGACTCGGCCGTGACGGCCGCTCAGATCACTGGCAGGCGACGGCGGTCAGGGCCGGCCCCGTCAGCACTCGATGACGACGAACCCGCCACCGACCGAGTAGTACGTCTTCTCCAAAGCGGAAGACGGTCGGCGTCGATCCACGCCGGGGCGGCAAGACCGGTCGTGGAACGGTGGACGTCCCCGTGTCCTTCGGCGGCGTCACCTTCACCACGGGTGACATCCTGCACGCCGACGACGACGAGGGCGTCCTCCTTCCTGGGGCATGACTGCCTCATTCGTGTCTGGTTCGTACGTGTCTACAGCGCGCCCTTCTCAGCGTCTCCCGCCAAAAGCGCGTCGAAGACCGTGACATCCGCCGGTCCCTCCAGCGCGTCCTTCAGCGCGCGTCCGATCCCGGCGAGCGCGGCGCCCTTGCCGTGGGTGTGGAGCGCCTCCTTGGATTGCCACTTCTCGACCATGACGAAGTGGCCCGTGGTGCCGGTCTTTCGGTGCAGGGCCCAGCGGGCGCACCCCGGCTCCGCGTGCACATCGGCCGCGGCCGCCCGCAGTGTCTTCTCGACGAGTTCCTCCTGACCGGGCTTGGCGATCATGGTGGCGATGACGACGTACGACATGAGGTGCTTCTCCTGGCGTGATCGATGGGAGGGCGGGGCGGGGGAACTGCGCAGTGTCAGAGGCCGTAGTGGGTGGCCAGTGCCCAGGCCTGGTCGACCATCTGGTCGATGTAGGCGGTGCTGGGCGGGCCGCCCTCCGCGGCGTTGCGTGGCTCGTCGAGAGCGCGTCGCAGGACGCCCTCGCCGATGACCGCCACCTTCCACACGGCGAGTACGTGCCAGAAGGCGAGCTCCGGCCCGATGTCACGGCCGCTCGACCGGGCGTAGCTGTCCACGAGTTCGTCGCGTCGGGCGAAGCCGTCCAGCGCCGTGACGCCGAGGGCGGGGCGGTCGGGCGGGACTTCGCCGGGCTCGGGCCAGTAGGCGAGCAGGGTGCCCAGGTCGGCCATGGGGTCGCCGAGCGTCGACAGCTCCCAGTCGAGCGCCGCGCGCACGGCGCCGGTGTCCGGCGAGCAGATCACGTTGCGGACGTGCAGGTCGCCGTGGACCAGGACGAGGCTCTGTCGCTCGGGTACGCGGCGGCGCAGCAGCTCGGTGAGCCGGTGGAGGGCGGGCTGGTCGCGGGTCCGGCTCTGTTCCCACTGCCGGGACCACCGTTTCAACTGCCGCTCGGCGTACGGCCGGTGGCTCGCGAGGTCGTGCAGGCCCGTCGTCTCCAGGTTCACCGCGTGGATGGCGGCGAGGGTGCGTGTCAGCGACGTTCCTATGCCTGCCCGTACCCGGGTGGGCAGAGCCTTGGCCACGTCCAGGCCGTCGAGCACGATCCCGTCGACGTGCTCCATCACCAGGTGGTGCACGCCGTCGTCGTCGCACAGGCCGACCACGGCGGGTACGGGGACCTGGGTGCCGGCGAGGGCCGCCATGATGCGGTGTTCGCGCCCGATGTCGTGGGCGGTGGGCAGCAGGGGGCCGTGCGGGGGACGGCGCACCACCCAGCAGTGGCCGTCGGCGTCGTCGACGCGGTAGGTGAGGTTGCTCTGGCCGAGGCCGATGCGCCGGACGGCGAGCGGCCCGGTGACCTGCTCGCCCCGCTCCCCCAGCCATCGGGCGAGCGCGCCCAGGCCGGTGCCCGTCGGCGCCCCGGCGACGAGGACTTTCGCCTCGCGCTCGTCCCCCCGATCGGACAGCTCGACCACGCATCCTCCAACGGTCATGTCTCTTACGGTTTCACCGACGGCCGTCCGGCGCGAGGTCCGCCATCATCAGGCCTGGGGTGGCAGTGCGCGGCGGCGATGTGCTGCTTCAGGTCACTTCACAGACGCCTGATAACGCCGCATGCCGCGGAGCCACCGGTCGTAGTCGCTGCCCTTGTGGCGGTAGAAATCGAGTACCTGCGGGTGCGGAAGGACGAGGAACCGTTCGTCCCCGACCGCCTCCATCACGCGGTCGGCGACATCGAGCGGCCGCAGCAGCTCCCCCGAGTCCAACACGGCGCGGGCGGCGGCGCGTTCGACCGGATCGTCCGACCGGGTGCCGGCCATGAGCAGTTCGGTCTCGACACCCTGCGGGCACAGGCAGCTCACCCGCACCCCGCTGTCCCCGTACGTCACCGAGAGCCATTCGGCAAAGGCCACCGCGCCGTGCTTGCTGACGGAGTACGTCGCGGAGCCGATCTGTGTGAGCAGCCCGGCAGCCGACGCCGTACTGAAGAAGTAGCCGGCTCCGCGCTCCATCCAGCGTGGCACCAGCAGCTTCGCGGCACGCACGTGGGCCATCACGTTGACGTCGAGCGCGCGGCTCCACTCGTCCTCGCTCGCGTCGAGCCCCGCGCCACCGCCGACACCCGCGTTGGCGAAGTACAGGTCGACCGGTCCGAACCGCGACTCGGCCGCGTCGACGATCCGCTCCAGGTCGGCCGTCGACGCGGCATTGCCCGCCACTCCCCCGACCCGCTCGCCGTGCGAACCGGCGAGCTGCTTGACCGTCGCGTCGAGGCGGCCGGCGTCGAGGTCCGTCAGCAGGACGCCTTGGGCGTCGTGCTCGAGGAGCCGCTGCGCGATGGCGGCGCCGATGCCGCCCGCTGCTCCCGTGACGATCGCGACTTTCCCGTTGATCTGCACGAACTCTCCCGTTCAGTTGCTCGACCGTCTCTCCTGCGGCCCCTGCACCGTAATTGAATCCGGTGTCACCTTCAATGCCTCGTCGCGTTGGACCCGACCCGCTCGGAGCGCACGTCAGGCCTTCAGACGCGTCGCCGCCCACGGCATCAACTCCGCTGCCAGGGACTGGCTCCAGGGCCTCACCAGGTCGCGCAACTCGGCGCAGCCGTCCGGTCCCAGGGCCGTGTAGGGCGCGGCGGCCAATCGGTCGGTGGCCTCCTCGACCGCCGATCGCCACTCCTCCCCTTCCGCGGTGAAGGCCAGGTCAGAGCCGCCGGCGAGCCACCCCCGCGTACGCAGTCCCTCCACCGCCTCCGTCCATTCGTCCGGCGACCAGGAGCGCGTCGTCCGAAGGGTCTCGGCCCCCACGGGCCCGGCCGCGGCATGGGTGACCAGCGCCTCGACGTTGCTGAGCCCGGCGTCCAGGAGCGCCGTCACGTGGCCGTCTCCCCGGAATTCGCGCAGCAGCGTCTGCGCATGCCAGAGCACGAGGTGCGGCTCGTCGGGCCAGGGCAGCGCGGCGTGCGCGGCGAACAGGGGCCGTCCGTGCAGGTACGGCAGCGCGGCCTCCGCGGCGCGCCTGGACAACTCCGCGGCCCGCCGAGTCTCCTCCGACGCGAGAACCTCCGCCCCGAGAATCCTGCGAAGCGTCCCGTCGATGCCGGCCAGCCGTGCGGCGAGGAACGCCTCGGGCGGAGCGGTCCGCCAGGCGGCGGGCAGCGCGGCCCGTACGACCTTCGGGTTGAAGTTGTAGAAGGTGGCGATCACGACTTCCGGTGCGACCGGGCCCAGGGCCGCCGCGCGGGAGGCGAAGTATCCGGGCCCGCTCTCCACCCCCAGAGCCGCGTAGGCGGCATGTGCCTCGGCCGAGAAGTAGACCGCGCCGTGGTAGGGCTCGACCGTCTGCCAGGTCCGGCGGGCGTAGGCAGGTGCGTGTGTCGTCGTC
The DNA window shown above is from Streptomyces sp. NBC_01445 and carries:
- a CDS encoding putative quinol monooxygenase produces the protein MSYVVIATMIAKPGQEELVEKTLRAAAADVHAEPGCARWALHRKTGTTGHFVMVEKWQSKEALHTHGKGAALAGIGRALKDALEGPADVTVFDALLAGDAEKGAL
- a CDS encoding phosphotransferase family protein, which codes for MTVGGCVVELSDRGDEREAKVLVAGAPTGTGLGALARWLGERGEQVTGPLAVRRIGLGQSNLTYRVDDADGHCWVVRRPPHGPLLPTAHDIGREHRIMAALAGTQVPVPAVVGLCDDDGVHHLVMEHVDGIVLDGLDVAKALPTRVRAGIGTSLTRTLAAIHAVNLETTGLHDLASHRPYAERQLKRWSRQWEQSRTRDQPALHRLTELLRRRVPERQSLVLVHGDLHVRNVICSPDTGAVRAALDWELSTLGDPMADLGTLLAYWPEPGEVPPDRPALGVTALDGFARRDELVDSYARSSGRDIGPELAFWHVLAVWKVAVIGEGVLRRALDEPRNAAEGGPPSTAYIDQMVDQAWALATHYGL
- a CDS encoding SDR family oxidoreductase; protein product: MQINGKVAIVTGAAGGIGAAIAQRLLEHDAQGVLLTDLDAGRLDATVKQLAGSHGERVGGVAGNAASTADLERIVDAAESRFGPVDLYFANAGVGGGAGLDASEDEWSRALDVNVMAHVRAAKLLVPRWMERGAGYFFSTASAAGLLTQIGSATYSVSKHGAVAFAEWLSVTYGDSGVRVSCLCPQGVETELLMAGTRSDDPVERAAARAVLDSGELLRPLDVADRVMEAVGDERFLVLPHPQVLDFYRHKGSDYDRWLRGMRRYQASVK
- a CDS encoding SCO6745 family protein is translated as MTTTHAPAYARRTWQTVEPYHGAVYFSAEAHAAYAALGVESGPGYFASRAAALGPVAPEVVIATFYNFNPKVVRAALPAAWRTAPPEAFLAARLAGIDGTLRRILGAEVLASEETRRAAELSRRAAEAALPYLHGRPLFAAHAALPWPDEPHLVLWHAQTLLREFRGDGHVTALLDAGLSNVEALVTHAAAGPVGAETLRTTRSWSPDEWTEAVEGLRTRGWLAGGSDLAFTAEGEEWRSAVEEATDRLAAAPYTALGPDGCAELRDLVRPWSQSLAAELMPWAATRLKA